The genomic region TAAGGACCTGATTTTATGGATGCCCAAATAAATACATGGAGCTAATATATCACAATGCAGGGTATATTTATCTGTTTTGCAGGAGTGGGATAGAATTAGATGGCAGTGTCTCTCTCAAGGCCAACCCTGCTGTAATTCATGCCCGGAGCCAACCAGccaaggggaggaggaggaattctGCAGGCAGCAGTATTGATGAGCTACTCCCaaaagctttgttttaattaattgtCAGAGCACTCCTTGCAGTGGATCAGGCAGCTCCTTCAAAGCCTCCTTCCACCCACTGCTGCCCATGCTCCTGTGCAGGctctggggcagtgggatgagCCCAGAGCCCCTCTGCTCCTTTGAGCCCCCAGTCTTCTGGTTAAACAGTGCAGAAgctgttgctgtttttaaaCAGGGGGGCTTCCCCCAGCCAAGTGGCCTCTTTGATGGCCACAGTGTGGGCAGGAATATTTGTCACAgcttttctcttcccctcttTATTGACTTTCTACTggttcctgctgccaggggtCAGTCAGGGCGTTGGCTGGACTTTGCCAAAAGTCCACCCCAACCATTTGGTTCCCAGGTGCTGACGCAGTGCCCTGCCCCTGAGATACCAGGGGTTTAAACTGCAGGTTTGCAGCCCAGTCGGGTGTGTGGTGGTGAGGCTGGACCggggctgtgccagcctcaAAGCTTTTCCTGAGCAAGCAGGTTTGTGAACCTGAACTGCATTTGCCCTGCGAGCAGCAAAGTGACAGCAGCAACCACAGCTCAGCGCTGAATTCGGGGTGACCCGGCTGCCATGAAAGGACCTGTCCCCATCCAGGACGTCATGGCAAGTGACACAGAGCCCTCCAACACCATCAAACTGCTGCACCTGCTTTTCCTCTCCACTTCCTGGGGAATGCAGGTCTGGGTGACCTTCGTGGCCGGTAGGTTGGGCTGTGTTGTGCTCTCTGCCCAGGGGGGTGGCACAGGGGATGGGGCTTTACCCCAGCACTCACCTGCTCTCCCCCTCGCAGGGTTTGTGATGAGCAGACACCTTCCTCGCCACACCTTTGGCTCCATCCAGCGTGAGCTCTTCCCCTACTACTTCCACATCAGCTCCACTTGTGCCTTCCTCAACCTGACCCTGTTTGCCATGTCCCACCCCAGCGAGCGGCTCAGCGAGGAGCACACGACCCAGGTAGCCTCCCCCTCCTGAACAAGAGCTGGCCACAGCCCAAatcccttcctctgctccaccGCCTGGCTTGTAAACCACGGAGATCCAGGCAGGGCTCTGGTTAAGAGAAGCTCACAAACACCCAAATTGCAGCGAGCCGGGGGCCTGTGGGAGCAGTTTAACCCACCACACATGCCAGGTGCTCACAGAGGGCTTTGCTCCTCTGCAGGCCATCATCTTCTTCATCTGCACCGCCGCTTCCGTGCTGAACACGCAGTGGTTCGGGCAGGTCACCTCCGACGTGGTGGTCAAGCTGCAGCTGGTGGAGCACAGCCacgggctggggcaggagctggggcaggagctggggcaggagctggggcaggagctggggcaggagctggggcaggggcaggcagcCAGCGAGCCCCGCCGGCAGCTCCGCGCCTCCAACCCCAGCTACAGGCAGCTGGCCCGGCGCTTCGCCCTCTACCACGCTCTGTCCTCCCTCTGCAACCTCCTGTGCATCGTGTGCAATGGGCTGAGCCTGCACCGCCTGGctgcccagctctctgccctctgAGGGCAGGACACTGCCAGGTGATGGCTGGCCAGAGCCCACGCCCTGCTGCCTTGCTGTAAAGCACCGCCGAGCTTTGCACATTAAACTGCAGCATCCTCAGGTGGAGATACTCTTGCTGTGCTTGTGCACGGTGCAGAAATTTAGGAATagtgaaatggaaatgttttctctAGAGCTGCGTGCAGCCAGCCTGTGATGGAAGCAGGAGTGTTTTATGGCTGAACAGCTTTCTAATGCCCTGTGCATTAGCTGTGTCTAAAGTTGCAGTGTATTCCTGCAGTCACAGGGAgactgcagaagagaaggaaatgagAGACTGAGATTTACTTCTAATTAAAAGCCAAACGCTAATACAGAAGTGCAGAAAACCTTGTGTGTTGGCTGTACCAGTTAATGCAATGGACAAGGGTGTTATGTTGGGGTTTAAAATCAGTGTCTGTCATTCTCTGGTATTTCACAAGGTGAGAAAAAATGTTGTCTCATTCATTAGGCAGAAGTCAGTCTACTTAAAATAGCCATGTTTATTCCAGGTTCTGTAGGACATTCAGCAAGGTATCAAAAGGGTCAAACACTGCTCCAAACGAAGAGCTCTG from Cinclus cinclus chromosome 8, bCinCin1.1, whole genome shotgun sequence harbors:
- the TMEM205 gene encoding transmembrane protein 205, whose product is MKGPVPIQDVMASDTEPSNTIKLLHLLFLSTSWGMQVWVTFVAGFVMSRHLPRHTFGSIQRELFPYYFHISSTCAFLNLTLFAMSHPSERLSEEHTTQAIIFFICTAASVLNTQWFGQVTSDVVVKLQLVEHSHGLGQELGQELGQELGQELGQELGQGQAASEPRRQLRASNPSYRQLARRFALYHALSSLCNLLCIVCNGLSLHRLAAQLSAL